Proteins encoded within one genomic window of Setaria italica strain Yugu1 chromosome IV, Setaria_italica_v2.0, whole genome shotgun sequence:
- the LOC101784171 gene encoding aspartic proteinase nepenthesin-2 translates to MGRFLPLVLVAVVIFPLLMPAPLVLSAAVRPPVKINSAQAKKISDYFKKQAFDFLKDHALDVIPNVLSTPEGQKQGTKAADTAGLYVFNLSVGTSILQNITGILDITTELVWAQCACSADACLPPPGTTFDPSTSDTFAGVPCISQRCQSVIKQQCGPDPAANCTYLMQYDDYTNTTGYLGNDTFTFGQTQFPDVVFGCSKASYGDFFGASGVLGFSRGSLSLVSQLQLSWFSYLLVSDGPSPLQFGYDAVPQTENSHSTPLLNNDANPGLYYVKLTGIMIDGRQLNGIPAGTFDIQSNGSGGVFLSTTVPVTYLDEAAYNVVRKAFVSRITAEAVDGSALGLDLCYTLQPKDEMVVPKLTLVFDGTNAAMELKKYNYFFADNNTNLECLTILPSRGGSLLGSLLQTDTNMAYDIEGSRLIFETASAPTPDLKVSLMVVVQFLALALLF, encoded by the coding sequence ATGGGTCGGTTCCTCCCACTTGTACTGGTAGCTGTAGTTATTTTCCCCCTCCTCATGCCAGCGCCGCTTGTCTTGTCGGCGGCCGTCCGGCCGCCGGTCAAGATAAATTCAGCACAGGCGAAGAAGATCAGCGACTACTTCAAGAAGCAAGCCTTCGACTTCTTGAAGGATCACGCCTTGGACGTCATCCCGAACGTCCTGTCAACTCCGGAAGGCCAGAAGCAGGGCACAAAAGCGGCCGACACCGCCGGCCTCTACGTCTTTAACCTCTCCGTCGGCACGTCGATCCTGCAGAACATTACCGGCATCCTGGACATCACCACTGAGCTCGTGTGGGCGCAGTGCGCGTGTAGCGCTGACGCCTGCTTGCCACCTCCGGGGACCACATTCGACCCAAGTACGTCGGACACCTTCGCCGGGGTTCCCTGCATCAGCCAGAGGTGCCAGAGCGTGATCAAGCAGCAATGTGGCCCTGACCCCGCGGCGAACTGCACGTACCTTATGCAATACGACGACTACACCAACACGACCGGCTACCTCGGCAACGACACGTTCACGTTTGGTCAGACTCAGTTCCCCGACGTGGTGTTCGGCTGCAGCAAGGCGAGCTACGGTGATTTCTTTGGCGCCTCCGGCGTCCTGGGCTTCAGCAGGGGGAGCCTATCCCTGGTGTCCCAGCTCCAACTCTCCTGGTTCTCCTACCTCTTGGTTTCGGACGGACCCAGCCCCTTGCAGTTCGGCTATGACGCCGTTCCGCAGACGGAGAACAGCCACTCAACTCCCCTTCTCAACAACGACGCAAACCCTGGCCTTTACTATGTCAAGCTCACCGGCATAATGATCGACGGCCGGCAGCTCAACGGCATCCCAGCTGGAACCTTCGACATCCAGTCGAACGGTTCCGGCGGGGTGTTCCTGAGCACGACCGTCCCGGTCACGTACCTCGACGAGGCCGCGTACAACGTTGTCAGGAAGGCATTCGTCAGCCGGATCACGGCGGAAGCTGTGGACGGCTCGGCGCTTGGTCTTGACCTGTGCTACACGTTGCAACCCAAAGACGAAATGGTGGTTCCCAAGCTGACACTGGTGTTCGACGGCACGAACGCGGCGATGGAGCTCAAGAAGTACAACTACTTCTTCGCGGACAACAACACCAACCTGGAGTGCCTGACCATTCTGCCGTCCCGGGGCGGGTCGCTACTGGGCAGCTTGCTGCAGACGGACACGAATATGGCGTATGACATCGAAGGCAGCCGGCTCATATTCGAGACGGCATCTGCGCCGACGCCAGATTTGAAGGTGTCTCTGATGGTAGTAGTCCAATTTCTAGCATTGGCGCTGCTGTTTTAG